The Rhodothermaceae bacterium genome contains the following window.
TTAACAGGACGATACCACCCCCGGTCGGGTGTGCATGGAACCAGTGCGGGTTCGGAACGCATTGATCTAGGTGAGACCTTAGTCTCTGAGGTTTTCCAGGGCGCAGGCTATGCTACGGGGGTCTTTGGAAAATGGCACAACGGACAGCAGGCCCCATACCACCCAAACAGCCGCGGATTCGATCATTTTTATGGGTTTCCCTCGGGCCATTGGGGACATTATTTTTCTCCTCCTCTAGAGAGAAATAGTGAACTCGTTCAGATCTTATAGCAGGACGGTTCTGCCTGATTAGCGCTACCTTAGCGCGATCC
Protein-coding sequences here:
- a CDS encoding sulfatase-like hydrolase/transferase, which encodes MSRLTHLLFAVMLFASCSSERPPNVIIILTDDQGWGDLSINGNTSINTPNIDQIAHSGARFENFYVSPVCSPTRAELLTGRYHPRSGVHGTSAGSERIDLGETLVSEVFQGAGYATGVFGKWHNGQQAPYHPNSRGFDHFYGFPSGHWGHYFSPPLERNSELVQIL